Genomic DNA from Methanothermobacter thermautotrophicus:
AGAGGGACAGAGGTATCGTGAGGAACGGGGATGAAAAAACCCTTGTTAAAAGTTACCCCATATCCGTTGACCCTGAAAGCATGGAAAGGACCGTCAGCTCCCCCACCTTCATGGAAAAGGATGAATTTGTTCGGAAATTAAAGGGGAACATGTTTCTTATATATAGAACAGATAGGGCTGATCTCAGCAAAAACATAATACGTGGTTTCAGGGCCTATGAATTATTTTTGAGGGATCATCCAGAATTTCATGGAAAGGTAAAGTTTCTTGCAACCGGTAAACCAACAAGACAGCAGATAAGGGAATACAGGAATTACTCTGAGGAGGTCAAAGATACTGTAGATGAGATCAACGAGAAGTATGGTACAGATGAATGGAAACCCATTGAATACATTTACCGTGCCGACTACGAACTTGTTGCAGCCGCCTTTAAGAACTATGACTGCCTGATTGTAAATCCCATTGCAGATGGTATGAACATAGTGCCAAAGGAGGCTGCGATTATCAATAGAGAAGATGGTGCCCTGATACTCTCAGAACGGGCTGGATGCTATGAGGAACTTTCTGAATATGTAATAGGTGTAAACCCCTTTGATATAAAGGAAACTGCAGATGCGATTTACAGTGCCATAAAAATGAGTCCTGGGAAAAGGAAGAAGATTTCAGAAGGTCTCAAGGCAAGGGTTCTTGAAAGAACAATCTACCACTGGATAAGCGAGCAGTTCGATGATTTTGAGGATCTATGGAACAAAGAATAAATTTGCCTGCGTAATTCAGGGCTTCCTTTTATCTGCTCCCTTCTCATGGGAATAGAATAATTTTGCCTGCGTACTAACTCTACGGGTTCACAGGTAGATTACCCTTCCCTCCCCGAGCAACCCTCGAAGCAGGCAGTCTGTCCGATGCTGGGTTTCTTCTAATCATATGAGGCATCAGCCCACATCATAGAAGGACCTATGGCACCGGTCGTTACGATGTGACATTGAATTCTATGAAAATCAGTGTATATAAATTTTTAAGAGTGAGTGGCTGGCAGTGAAGTGGGCTTCCCACAGCAAAAAACCGCAGTACACACCCACAACGCAGCAGGACTTAACTACTGAGATCGAAACGAGATCAGGTATAAGCCCCCACGCCATGACCGCCATGCCATTTATGATAATGATGAAAGTGATGAGTATGAGGGTGGTCTGGCAGTGAAGTGGGCTTCCCACAGCAAAAAACCGCA
This window encodes:
- a CDS encoding trehalose-6-phosphate synthase codes for the protein MRFLEDKNPVIVSNRGPVEFFRENDETVMKRGAGGLVSTLLPLVERFSGVWISSAMTVEDARVASRYPENRVPLPEDDPRFTVSFVIVDRERYESYYSIISNPLLWFVQHYMWNTPYDPLIDDKVYSAWEDGYVHVNKKFGDKVISEIERNEKDSLIMLQDYHLYLCPFFIKKEIGDVFLSHFIHIPWPQRDYFNILPERMRADIIGGLLSNTILGFHIERYCANFFECCEDLGYEVERDRGIVRNGDEKTLVKSYPISVDPESMERTVSSPTFMEKDEFVRKLKGNMFLIYRTDRADLSKNIIRGFRAYELFLRDHPEFHGKVKFLATGKPTRQQIREYRNYSEEVKDTVDEINEKYGTDEWKPIEYIYRADYELVAAAFKNYDCLIVNPIADGMNIVPKEAAIINREDGALILSERAGCYEELSEYVIGVNPFDIKETADAIYSAIKMSPGKRKKISEGLKARVLERTIYHWISEQFDDFEDLWNKE